From the Gorilla gorilla gorilla isolate KB3781 chromosome 22, NHGRI_mGorGor1-v2.1_pri, whole genome shotgun sequence genome, one window contains:
- the LOC115933526 gene encoding LOW QUALITY PROTEIN: large ribosomal subunit protein uL29-like (The sequence of the model RefSeq protein was modified relative to this genomic sequence to represent the inferred CDS: inserted 1 base in 1 codon; substituted 1 base at 1 genomic stop codon), which yields MAKIKAXDPQGKKXELLKQLDNLRVELSQLCVAKVTGGAASRLRSKSSTNPLQVFLWLTRENLRKFYKGKKYQPLDLQPKKTRTMRQCLNRHEENLKAKKQHRKEWLSPLRKYMIKA from the exons ATGGCCAAGATCAAGGCCTAAGACCctcaagggaaga aggagctGCTGAAACAGCTGGACAACCTGAGGGTGGAGCTGTCCCAGCTGTGCGTCGCTAAAGTGACAGGCGGCGCAGCCTCCAGGCTAAGATCCAAGTCATCCACAAATCCATTGCAAGTGTTCTTATGGTTAACCAGAGAAAACCTCAGGAAATTCTACAAGGGCAAGAAGTACCAGCCCCTGGACCTGCAGCCTAAGAAGACACGCACCATGCGCCAATGTCTCAACAGGCACGAGGAGAACCTGAAGGCCAAGAAGCAGCA CAGGAAGGAGTGGCTGTCCCCGCTGAGGAAGTACATGATCAAGGCCTGA